In Microbacterium maritypicum, the following are encoded in one genomic region:
- a CDS encoding HdeD family acid-resistance protein, whose product MSEPLTQAKSLFKSIRVSLAVAGVLALLAGIVLLVWPVKSAVIVTAIFASYLVIAGLVYIGLGIFSGAKGGWARVGHIVLGLLYVVAGVIAFFNLSAAAATLAFVVVIFIGVSWIVDGVVALTLLGSDGSRVWTVLYAILSIIAGIIVLFSPLIAGFAFWLLLGISLIVLGIIQIVRAITLGKDEKEYVAAVQGEPVS is encoded by the coding sequence ATGTCTGAACCACTCACCCAGGCGAAGTCACTGTTCAAGTCGATCCGTGTCTCGCTGGCCGTAGCGGGCGTTCTCGCTCTCCTCGCCGGAATCGTCCTCCTGGTCTGGCCGGTGAAGTCCGCGGTCATCGTGACGGCGATCTTCGCCTCCTACCTCGTCATCGCCGGCCTGGTCTACATCGGCCTCGGGATCTTCTCGGGCGCGAAGGGCGGATGGGCTCGCGTCGGACACATCGTCCTCGGCCTGCTCTACGTCGTCGCCGGCGTCATCGCGTTCTTCAACTTGAGCGCCGCGGCGGCAACGCTGGCCTTCGTCGTCGTGATCTTCATCGGTGTCAGCTGGATCGTCGACGGCGTCGTCGCCCTGACGCTCCTCGGCAGCGACGGCTCGCGGGTCTGGACCGTCCTGTACGCCATCCTCAGCATCATCGCGGGAATCATCGTGCTGTTCTCGCCGCTGATCGCCGGGTTCGCCTTCTGGCTGCTGCTCGGCATCTCGCTGATCGTGCTCGGAATCATCCAGATCGTGCGTGCCATCACGCTCGGCAAGGATGAGAAGGAGTACGTCGCCGCCGTCCAGGGAGAGCCCGTCAGCTGA
- a CDS encoding SDR family oxidoreductase: protein MTDVLPAGSLDGKVALVTGSSRGIGADTVRYLAEAGADVVINFRNKAPRAEKLAAQLRELGRRALVVGADLTDPASVAQMFDAVRAEYGRLDVLVLNASGGMESGMAEDYALTLNRDAQLNVLNAATPLLGDGARVVFVTSHQAHFIRTTPTMPEYEPVALSKRAGEDALRELIPALAEKGIGFTVVSGDMIEGTITATLLERANPGAIAERRESAGKLYNVSEFAAEVAKAAVDPVPSDNTRLVGDVSAFVAE from the coding sequence GTGACCGACGTTCTTCCCGCAGGTTCCCTCGACGGCAAGGTGGCGCTCGTCACCGGCTCATCACGCGGGATCGGCGCAGACACCGTCCGCTACCTCGCCGAGGCCGGCGCGGATGTCGTCATCAACTTCCGCAACAAGGCACCGCGCGCCGAGAAGCTCGCCGCGCAGCTGCGCGAGCTCGGACGTCGGGCGCTCGTGGTGGGGGCCGACCTCACCGATCCCGCATCCGTGGCCCAGATGTTCGACGCCGTCCGCGCGGAGTACGGACGTCTGGATGTCCTCGTACTGAACGCCTCCGGTGGCATGGAGTCGGGGATGGCCGAGGACTACGCGCTCACGCTCAACCGGGATGCGCAGCTCAACGTGCTGAACGCGGCGACCCCTCTGTTGGGCGACGGGGCGCGCGTCGTATTCGTCACCAGCCACCAGGCGCACTTCATCCGGACGACACCCACCATGCCGGAGTACGAACCGGTAGCCCTGTCGAAGCGAGCGGGGGAGGATGCACTCCGTGAGCTCATCCCGGCTCTCGCCGAGAAGGGGATCGGCTTCACGGTCGTCTCCGGCGACATGATCGAGGGCACGATCACCGCCACCCTGCTGGAGCGGGCGAACCCGGGCGCGATCGCCGAACGCCGGGAATCGGCCGGCAAGCTCTACAACGTCTCCGAATTCGCCGCCGAGGTGGCCAAGGCCGCGGTCGACCCGGTGCCCTCCGACAACACGCGGCTCGTCGGAGATGTGAGCGCGTTCGTCGCCGAGTAG
- a CDS encoding NfeD family protein, translated as MDNFTTFVTFIDQWAWIGWLVLIAVFLVIEMLSLDFTFLMLSFGSVVGLVTDLLGVPVWVQVIIAAVAAAAFILFLRPPLLKRLRRGEDPTKSNVDALVDLRGIALAEITQISGQAKLANGDTWTARTATPVAIPQGAPIAVSAINGATAIVRPVND; from the coding sequence ATGGACAACTTCACGACATTCGTCACGTTCATCGACCAATGGGCTTGGATCGGCTGGCTGGTCCTGATCGCCGTGTTCCTCGTCATCGAGATGCTCTCGTTGGACTTCACGTTCCTCATGCTCAGCTTCGGCAGTGTCGTCGGACTGGTGACCGATCTGCTGGGTGTCCCGGTCTGGGTGCAGGTGATCATCGCGGCCGTGGCGGCGGCAGCGTTCATCCTCTTCCTCCGACCGCCGTTGCTCAAGCGCCTCCGGCGCGGCGAAGACCCGACGAAGTCCAACGTGGACGCTCTCGTCGATCTGCGCGGCATCGCGCTGGCCGAGATCACGCAGATCTCCGGCCAGGCGAAGCTCGCCAACGGCGACACCTGGACCGCGCGCACCGCTACGCCGGTCGCCATCCCTCAGGGAGCCCCGATCGCCGTGAGCGCGATCAACGGCGCGACCGCCATCGTCCGACCCGTCAACGACTAG
- a CDS encoding SPFH domain-containing protein, whose translation MDDASFIPAAIGWILAIAVIIFVVVTVARAIRIIPQATAGVVERLGRYHKTLTPGLNILVPFIDRLRPLIDMREQVVSFPPQPVITEDNLVVSIDTVVYFQVTDARAATYEIANYLGAVEQLTTTTLRNVVGGLNLEEALTSRDNINGQLRVVLDEATGKWGIRVGRVELKAIDPPISIQDSMEKQMRAERDRRAAILTAEGTKQSAILEAEGARQAEILRAEGDKQAAVLRAQGEAEAIQNVFTAIHQGAPDDKLLAYQYLQMLPKISEGQSNKLWIIPSELTEALKGIGSAFTPKPGQGPTNTLPGA comes from the coding sequence TTGGACGACGCATCGTTCATTCCCGCAGCGATCGGCTGGATCCTCGCCATCGCGGTGATCATCTTCGTGGTGGTCACCGTCGCACGCGCCATCAGGATCATCCCTCAGGCGACGGCCGGCGTCGTCGAACGCCTCGGCCGCTATCACAAGACCCTCACCCCCGGACTCAACATCCTGGTCCCCTTCATCGACCGGCTCCGGCCGCTGATCGACATGCGTGAGCAGGTCGTCTCGTTCCCGCCGCAGCCGGTGATCACCGAGGACAACCTCGTCGTCTCGATCGACACGGTCGTGTACTTCCAGGTGACGGATGCCCGCGCGGCGACGTATGAGATCGCCAACTACCTCGGCGCCGTCGAGCAGCTCACCACGACGACGCTGCGAAACGTCGTCGGTGGCCTCAACCTCGAGGAAGCCCTGACCAGCCGTGACAACATCAACGGCCAGCTCCGGGTGGTGCTCGACGAGGCGACCGGCAAGTGGGGCATCCGCGTGGGCCGCGTCGAGCTCAAGGCGATCGATCCGCCCATCTCCATTCAGGACTCCATGGAGAAGCAGATGCGCGCTGAGCGTGACCGCCGCGCCGCGATCCTGACGGCGGAGGGCACCAAGCAGTCGGCGATCCTCGAGGCGGAAGGCGCTCGCCAGGCCGAGATCCTCCGAGCCGAGGGTGACAAGCAGGCCGCCGTCCTCCGCGCCCAGGGCGAGGCCGAGGCGATCCAGAACGTCTTCACCGCCATCCACCAGGGCGCGCCCGACGACAAGCTCCTCGCCTACCAGTACCTCCAGATGCTGCCGAAGATCAGCGAGGGACAGTCCAACAAGCTGTGGATCATCCCGAGTGAGCTCACCGAGGCGCTCAAGGGCATCGGCAGCGCATTCACTCCGAAGCCGGGTCAGGGCCCGACGAACACGCTTCCCGGCGCGTGA
- a CDS encoding glycerophosphodiester phosphodiesterase family protein, producing MTHPYFTKARHPRVLAHRGLVTAEGEDSGIWENSAAAFAAAHAAGAEYVETDCQVTADGDVVLFHDSTLERLVGDTRAVRDVRTRELREILSAHGGLLTVAEALDSFPDVRFNIDVKTPAAVEPLGPILVEHTHRVLVTSFSDASRRAAVSSVLRAGASLRPATSGGSRTIAGLRALSALRLSSARVLQGIDALQIPERHGALTVLTPALVRAAHRRGVEIHVWTVNDPADMRRLVAAGVDGIVSDRSDVALRTLS from the coding sequence GTGACGCACCCGTACTTCACGAAGGCACGGCATCCTCGGGTCCTCGCTCACCGCGGTCTGGTCACCGCGGAGGGCGAGGATTCGGGCATCTGGGAGAACTCCGCTGCTGCCTTCGCCGCCGCACACGCGGCGGGCGCCGAGTATGTCGAGACCGACTGCCAGGTCACGGCGGATGGCGATGTGGTGCTGTTCCACGACTCGACACTCGAGAGGCTCGTCGGTGACACGCGAGCAGTGCGGGACGTGCGCACGCGGGAGCTACGCGAGATCCTCTCCGCCCACGGCGGACTGCTCACGGTGGCGGAGGCGCTCGACTCGTTTCCCGATGTGCGCTTCAACATCGATGTGAAGACACCCGCCGCGGTCGAACCGCTCGGACCGATTCTGGTCGAACACACCCACCGCGTGCTCGTCACGAGTTTCTCAGACGCGAGCCGCCGCGCCGCCGTCTCCTCCGTCTTGCGGGCCGGCGCCTCGCTTCGGCCCGCGACATCGGGCGGAAGCCGCACGATCGCGGGGCTTCGCGCGCTGTCCGCGCTCCGCCTCTCCTCCGCACGCGTGCTCCAGGGAATCGACGCGCTCCAGATCCCCGAGCGACACGGAGCGCTCACCGTGCTCACCCCTGCCCTCGTCCGCGCCGCCCACCGACGCGGTGTCGAGATACATGTGTGGACGGTCAACGATCCCGCCGATATGCGCCGTCTCGTTGCCGCCGGAGTCGATGGGATCGTCTCGGATCGGTCTGACGTCGCCCTTCGGACTCTGTCCTGA
- a CDS encoding RNA polymerase-binding protein RbpA: protein MADRSLRGIRLGAQSLQSEEGVVFMERRETTYTCDTCGHVTNLMFAADAEPPQTWECRACGAEARLNVDGQAVTLEASDEKAARTHWDMLMERRTRAELEELLEERLAFIRARRGAGEDPTREKIGA, encoded by the coding sequence ATGGCAGATCGCAGCCTGCGCGGCATCCGACTCGGCGCCCAGAGCCTACAGAGCGAAGAGGGCGTCGTTTTCATGGAGCGCCGTGAGACCACCTACACCTGTGACACCTGCGGCCACGTCACGAACCTGATGTTCGCGGCCGACGCCGAACCGCCCCAGACCTGGGAATGCCGCGCCTGCGGTGCCGAAGCACGCCTGAACGTCGACGGCCAGGCCGTGACGCTCGAAGCGAGCGATGAGAAGGCCGCTCGCACCCACTGGGACATGCTCATGGAGCGCCGTACCCGTGCGGAGCTCGAAGAGTTGCTGGAAGAGCGACTCGCCTTCATCCGCGCCCGCCGCGGCGCCGGAGAAGACCCTACCCGCGAGAAGATCGGGGCGTAG
- the lnt gene encoding apolipoprotein N-acyltransferase, protein MATTSANAAAPERALLPLWAAVPTAALGALLMNLAYPGAAVWALAFPATALVLVALIGRRFGGALLVGLVYGILFFALLVSWTSRYLGPIPWAALSVVEGGLTAIALVPIALAYRWLPRAFPGAAGRVLGLPTVVAALWVGRELFVGSWPYGGFPWARIGMSQAESPLAPISSWLGVSGLSFLMVLLVAMLIELVRTRGWRRPLVLLVPAVLVVVLLFTPLFPTMSSGSMRIAAVQGNGPTGYFDEREPFSVIQAQTDATVPLYGEDVDLVVWPEGSLDADPFENAAIARRMTLVSNRIDAPLLANAATARDDLYFNTSMLWTADGTATQTHDKRHPVPFGEYVPDRAFFNALAPDLIGLIQREYTPGSNPPIVEVDGVAIGLAICFDVIYDDVIREGLNDGAEVLVFQTNNADFRGTDENLQQLSFARMRAIETGRSVVNVSTVGTSQVIRSDGSTIASLDAGKAGALLEDVELRSGLTAGVVLGPWIQQFLLWGGLGALLLGWWRARGTTPRSSRG, encoded by the coding sequence ATGGCGACGACGTCCGCGAACGCCGCTGCGCCGGAGCGCGCGCTGCTGCCCCTGTGGGCAGCGGTGCCCACAGCCGCGCTCGGGGCACTGCTGATGAACCTCGCCTATCCGGGCGCCGCAGTATGGGCTCTCGCATTCCCCGCCACAGCTCTTGTGCTCGTGGCGCTGATCGGCAGACGGTTCGGCGGCGCACTTCTGGTCGGTCTGGTCTACGGCATCCTCTTCTTCGCTCTACTGGTCTCCTGGACGTCTCGCTACCTCGGGCCGATTCCGTGGGCGGCGCTCAGCGTCGTGGAAGGCGGTCTCACCGCCATCGCGCTCGTGCCCATCGCACTCGCCTACAGATGGCTGCCCCGTGCGTTTCCCGGCGCTGCAGGGCGTGTCCTGGGGCTTCCGACGGTCGTCGCTGCCCTGTGGGTCGGTCGGGAGCTCTTCGTCGGCTCCTGGCCGTACGGCGGCTTCCCCTGGGCGCGGATCGGGATGAGCCAGGCCGAGAGCCCCCTCGCGCCCATCTCCTCATGGCTCGGGGTGAGCGGTCTCAGTTTCCTGATGGTGCTGCTGGTCGCGATGCTGATCGAGCTCGTCCGCACGCGCGGGTGGCGTCGTCCGCTCGTCTTGCTGGTACCGGCGGTGCTGGTCGTGGTCCTGCTCTTCACTCCGCTGTTCCCAACCATGTCGTCGGGGTCGATGAGGATCGCCGCGGTTCAGGGCAACGGACCGACCGGGTATTTCGACGAACGCGAGCCGTTCTCGGTGATCCAGGCGCAGACCGACGCGACGGTACCGCTCTACGGGGAGGATGTCGATCTCGTCGTGTGGCCGGAGGGTTCTCTGGACGCCGACCCCTTCGAGAACGCGGCGATCGCCCGGAGGATGACTCTCGTATCGAACCGGATCGATGCGCCGCTGCTCGCGAATGCGGCGACCGCGCGGGACGATCTCTACTTCAACACCTCGATGCTGTGGACCGCCGACGGCACGGCCACGCAGACGCACGACAAACGACACCCCGTTCCCTTCGGCGAATACGTGCCCGACCGAGCGTTCTTCAACGCCCTGGCCCCCGACTTGATCGGCCTCATCCAGCGGGAGTACACGCCGGGGTCGAACCCGCCGATCGTCGAGGTCGACGGCGTCGCGATCGGGCTCGCCATCTGCTTCGACGTCATCTACGACGACGTGATCCGGGAAGGGCTGAACGACGGCGCCGAGGTGTTGGTCTTCCAGACCAACAATGCCGACTTCCGAGGCACCGACGAGAATCTGCAGCAGCTGTCCTTCGCCCGGATGCGCGCCATCGAGACAGGTCGCAGTGTCGTGAACGTGTCGACCGTCGGTACGAGTCAGGTCATCAGATCCGATGGATCGACCATCGCCAGCCTGGATGCAGGAAAGGCCGGAGCGCTGCTCGAAGATGTCGAGCTTCGTTCCGGCCTCACGGCGGGGGTTGTCCTGGGCCCCTGGATTCAGCAGTTCCTGCTGTGGGGCGGTCTGGGCGCGCTTCTCCTCGGGTGGTGGCGCGCCCGGGGCACTACGCCCCGATCTTCTCGCGGGTAG
- a CDS encoding DEAD/DEAH box helicase codes for MSSPSDRYTQAQQAAEHPETSAFAALQKFELDPFQVAGCRALENGRSVLVAAPTGAGKTIVGEFAIHLAMRTPSDKAFYTTPMKALSNQKFRELVEVYGADQVGLLTGDTNINGNARIVVMTTEVLRNMIYADSAALRDLRYVIMDEVHYLADRFRGAVWEEVIIHLPQRVRLVSLSATVSNAEEFGDWLDTVRGDTDVIVSEIRPVPLEQHVLVRDDLLPLFDDRAGIATAQVNQELMRIRSSTGSNYDNNRQVQSYRSDRHAGRQAKRPPRGGRRPVRAANARRIERMDRPEVVHLLERANLLPAIFFIFSRVGCDAAVQQVRRAGVRLTSAEERAEIRALVEDRTRTLQDEDLDVLGYWEWLDNLERGVASHHAGLLPAFKEVVEELYRRKLVKVVFATETLALGINMPARTVVLEKMEKFNGEARVAITSGEYTQLTGRAGRRGIDVEGHAVVQWTEGMDPQAVAALASRRTYPLNSSFRPTYNMAVNLIDMFGKARAREILESSFAQFQADRAVVGLARQVREAEASLAGYQSSMACEHGDFPEYAAIRRELSDLEKKNRQDSQAPRASRDKRMKRIQTLRTQMQRHPCHRCPDREAHARWAERYWKLKRQTDRIRRQIETRTGTVARVFDRVVEVLETLDYLTEVDGETTLTEAGRTMRRIYGERDLLVAESLRQGLWAGLDAPSLAAMACCLVYEPRRDEANSGERGLPRGAFRTAWEKTTTLWAELDDLEQDHRLPGSEPLAAGLAGAMHAWARGGMLDRVLIDADMAAGDFVRWAKQTIDLLDQLSIVAEDAAVARTAHSALDGVRRGIVAYSSM; via the coding sequence ATGAGTTCGCCGTCCGATAGGTACACGCAGGCGCAGCAGGCAGCGGAGCACCCGGAGACCTCGGCGTTCGCGGCACTGCAGAAGTTCGAGCTCGATCCGTTCCAGGTCGCGGGATGCCGTGCTCTGGAGAACGGCCGCAGTGTGCTGGTGGCCGCACCGACGGGGGCTGGCAAGACGATCGTCGGCGAGTTCGCGATCCATCTCGCGATGCGGACCCCGAGCGACAAGGCGTTCTACACCACGCCGATGAAGGCGCTCTCGAACCAGAAGTTCCGTGAGTTGGTCGAGGTGTACGGAGCGGATCAGGTCGGTCTGCTCACCGGTGACACCAACATCAACGGCAACGCGCGGATCGTGGTGATGACCACCGAGGTCCTCCGCAACATGATCTACGCCGACTCCGCCGCGCTCCGCGACCTGCGCTACGTGATCATGGACGAAGTCCACTACCTCGCAGATCGTTTCCGCGGCGCGGTGTGGGAAGAGGTCATCATCCACCTACCTCAGCGGGTGCGATTGGTGTCACTGAGCGCCACGGTCTCCAATGCCGAGGAGTTCGGCGACTGGCTCGACACGGTGCGCGGCGACACCGACGTCATCGTCTCCGAGATCAGGCCCGTGCCGCTGGAGCAGCACGTCCTCGTCCGCGATGACCTGCTTCCGCTCTTCGACGATCGTGCGGGCATCGCGACCGCGCAGGTGAACCAGGAGCTGATGCGCATCCGCTCGTCGACCGGGTCGAACTACGACAACAACCGGCAGGTGCAGTCGTACCGCAGTGACCGCCATGCCGGGCGACAGGCGAAGCGTCCGCCGCGGGGTGGACGGCGGCCCGTTCGCGCCGCCAACGCCCGCCGGATCGAGCGGATGGATCGTCCGGAAGTCGTGCACCTCCTGGAGCGAGCGAACCTCCTCCCCGCCATCTTCTTCATCTTCAGTCGCGTGGGGTGCGACGCCGCAGTGCAGCAGGTGCGGCGCGCCGGGGTTCGGCTGACTTCCGCCGAGGAACGCGCGGAGATCCGTGCGCTCGTTGAGGACCGCACCCGGACTCTCCAGGACGAAGACCTCGACGTGCTCGGCTACTGGGAGTGGCTGGACAACCTCGAGCGCGGCGTCGCCTCGCACCACGCGGGTCTGCTGCCGGCGTTCAAGGAAGTCGTCGAGGAGCTGTACCGACGCAAACTCGTGAAGGTCGTCTTCGCGACGGAGACTCTGGCGCTCGGCATCAACATGCCCGCCCGCACCGTCGTGCTCGAGAAGATGGAGAAGTTCAACGGCGAGGCCCGGGTCGCGATCACCTCGGGGGAGTACACCCAGCTCACCGGTCGCGCCGGAAGGCGGGGGATCGACGTCGAAGGTCATGCGGTCGTGCAGTGGACCGAAGGCATGGACCCACAGGCCGTCGCCGCGCTGGCGTCGCGCCGCACGTACCCGTTGAACTCGAGTTTCCGCCCCACCTACAACATGGCCGTGAACCTGATCGACATGTTCGGCAAGGCCAGGGCTCGTGAGATCCTCGAGTCGTCGTTCGCGCAGTTCCAGGCGGATCGCGCCGTCGTCGGACTGGCGCGCCAGGTGCGAGAAGCTGAAGCGTCGCTGGCGGGATACCAGAGCTCGATGGCCTGCGAGCACGGCGACTTCCCTGAGTACGCCGCCATTCGCCGGGAGCTCAGCGATCTCGAGAAGAAGAATCGTCAGGATTCCCAGGCGCCACGGGCGTCGCGCGACAAACGGATGAAACGCATCCAGACGCTGCGCACGCAGATGCAGCGCCACCCCTGCCATCGCTGCCCGGATCGGGAAGCACACGCGCGCTGGGCGGAACGCTACTGGAAGCTCAAGCGCCAGACCGATCGGATCCGGCGTCAGATCGAGACCCGGACCGGGACGGTGGCGCGCGTGTTCGATCGGGTCGTCGAGGTACTCGAGACTCTGGACTACCTCACGGAAGTCGATGGCGAGACCACGTTGACGGAAGCCGGGCGCACGATGCGCCGGATCTACGGTGAGCGAGATCTCCTCGTCGCAGAGTCGCTGCGCCAGGGACTCTGGGCGGGCCTCGATGCCCCCTCACTCGCGGCGATGGCGTGCTGCCTCGTGTACGAACCGCGCCGTGACGAGGCGAACTCGGGGGAGCGGGGTCTCCCGCGTGGAGCATTCCGCACGGCCTGGGAGAAGACGACGACGCTCTGGGCCGAACTCGACGACCTCGAACAGGATCATCGCCTGCCGGGCAGCGAACCGCTCGCCGCCGGGCTCGCCGGCGCGATGCATGCCTGGGCTCGCGGCGGCATGCTCGACCGGGTGCTGATCGACGCCGACATGGCCGCGGGAGACTTCGTGCGCTGGGCGAAGCAGACGATCGACCTCCTCGATCAGCTGTCCATCGTGGCCGAGGATGCGGCTGTCGCTCGCACCGCACACAGTGCCCTCGACGGTGTGCGCCGCGGCATCGTCGCCTATTCGTCGATGTGA
- the tatC gene encoding twin-arginine translocase subunit TatC, with the protein MSLGAHLVELRKRLMYAALALVVGMVVAFIVADPVIHFITEPIRIITEKRGDDFSALNFGTVTAAFDMRMRIAFSIGLFISAPVWLWQVWAFIMPGLTRKEIKYTVGFVVAAVPLFFAGCYLGVMIMPHVIELMWSFTPDGATNFYYAQEYYDFVFKLMIVIGVSFVLPVFLVALNLAGVMSGRAILKGWRIAIIIATVFAALATPAADVVSMLMLAGILIVLFFAAAGLSLLFDRRKRKRDEATGLLPDAV; encoded by the coding sequence ATGTCGCTGGGCGCGCATCTCGTCGAATTGCGCAAGCGTCTGATGTATGCGGCGCTCGCTCTGGTCGTGGGCATGGTCGTGGCGTTCATCGTCGCCGACCCGGTCATACACTTCATCACGGAACCCATCCGCATCATCACCGAGAAACGCGGTGATGACTTCAGCGCGCTCAACTTCGGCACGGTGACTGCCGCGTTCGACATGCGCATGCGGATCGCCTTCTCGATCGGCCTCTTCATCTCGGCGCCGGTCTGGCTGTGGCAGGTGTGGGCTTTCATCATGCCCGGCCTGACCCGCAAGGAGATCAAGTACACAGTCGGCTTCGTGGTCGCTGCCGTCCCGCTGTTCTTCGCCGGGTGCTACCTGGGCGTGATGATCATGCCGCACGTCATCGAACTCATGTGGAGTTTCACGCCCGACGGTGCGACCAACTTCTACTACGCGCAGGAGTACTACGACTTCGTCTTCAAGCTGATGATCGTCATCGGCGTCTCGTTTGTCCTGCCGGTGTTCCTCGTCGCGCTGAACCTCGCCGGGGTCATGTCGGGCCGGGCGATCCTCAAGGGCTGGCGCATCGCCATCATCATCGCGACGGTGTTCGCCGCGCTCGCGACCCCGGCCGCCGACGTGGTCAGCATGCTGATGCTCGCGGGGATCCTGATCGTCCTCTTCTTCGCCGCCGCGGGGCTCTCTTTGCTGTTCGACAGGCGCAAGCGCAAGCGCGACGAAGCGACCGGGCTGTTGCCGGACGCGGTATGA
- the tatA gene encoding twin-arginine translocase TatA/TatE family subunit: MFAGMQGWHLLIVLAVILLLFGAAKLPALAKSMGQSARVFKGEMKAMKEEDAPRADSTIADPTSVKDSGADPETPPRA; the protein is encoded by the coding sequence ATGTTCGCTGGAATGCAAGGCTGGCACCTTCTGATCGTGCTCGCCGTCATCCTCCTTCTGTTCGGTGCCGCCAAGCTGCCGGCGCTGGCGAAGAGCATGGGCCAGTCCGCCCGCGTCTTCAAGGGTGAGATGAAGGCGATGAAGGAAGAGGACGCGCCTCGCGCCGACTCGACCATCGCCGACCCCACGTCGGTCAAGGACTCGGGCGCAGACCCTGAGACTCCGCCTCGCGCCTGA
- a CDS encoding YafY family protein has translation MSAKSKPLLAADRVRLYLTLVPYLLEHGQVSLTEAAEEFGVTPQEMRGMVEKLTVIGLPGESGYWQQPQEMFDINWDLLDLEDVIEITNDVALRRVPRFTAREAAALLAGLQMVAAVPAVSDSGLVAGLISKLSRGAADAPAEVVVAPSAVDEVREAVARGLHEGVAIAFTYQAPDAAPTTRTVDPMQILITNGQWYLQGWCHMRQAMRTFHLDRVSAPTLTDIPITHGGEHVPEAFAGLDDEREVTVRVPERLAPLLSGFVPTGQPDVVDGAVTTTLHLADPRGVKRLAGRFGGAMEVLEPGIARSATRDWAASGLALYRRPDAEH, from the coding sequence ATGAGCGCGAAGTCCAAGCCGTTGCTCGCAGCCGACCGCGTCCGCCTCTACCTCACTCTTGTGCCGTACCTGCTCGAGCACGGCCAGGTGTCTCTCACCGAAGCCGCAGAGGAATTCGGCGTGACGCCGCAGGAGATGCGCGGCATGGTCGAGAAGCTGACGGTGATCGGGCTCCCCGGGGAATCCGGTTATTGGCAGCAGCCGCAGGAGATGTTCGACATCAACTGGGATCTGCTCGACCTCGAGGACGTCATCGAGATCACCAACGACGTGGCCCTTCGTCGAGTTCCGCGCTTCACTGCCCGTGAGGCGGCGGCGCTCCTCGCCGGACTGCAGATGGTCGCAGCGGTTCCGGCCGTCTCGGACTCGGGGCTCGTCGCCGGGCTCATCTCGAAGCTGTCCCGCGGTGCCGCGGATGCTCCCGCCGAGGTGGTCGTCGCGCCGAGCGCCGTCGACGAGGTGCGCGAAGCCGTCGCTCGGGGGCTGCACGAGGGCGTCGCGATCGCCTTCACCTATCAAGCTCCGGATGCCGCGCCGACGACCAGAACGGTCGACCCGATGCAGATCCTCATCACGAACGGCCAGTGGTATCTGCAGGGGTGGTGCCATATGCGGCAGGCGATGAGGACGTTCCATCTCGACCGCGTCAGCGCACCGACCCTCACCGACATCCCGATCACCCACGGCGGTGAACACGTTCCCGAGGCTTTCGCCGGTCTCGACGACGAGCGCGAGGTCACCGTGCGTGTGCCGGAGCGCCTCGCCCCCCTTTTGAGCGGCTTCGTTCCCACCGGGCAACCCGACGTGGTCGACGGGGCGGTGACCACCACGCTCCACCTCGCCGATCCGCGCGGCGTCAAGAGGCTCGCCGGGCGATTCGGCGGCGCGATGGAGGTGTTGGAGCCGGGTATCGCCCGATCCGCCACGCGGGACTGGGCCGCGTCGGGACTCGCGCTGTATCGCCGCCCCGATGCCGAGCATTGA